Below is a window of Musa acuminata AAA Group cultivar baxijiao chromosome BXJ3-11, Cavendish_Baxijiao_AAA, whole genome shotgun sequence DNA.
CTGCTAGTGTAAGAGAACAAGAAACTATATTCATTAATCTAGAAACTGTTAAGTACTTAGTCTAGATGGATGGAAAAAGGAAAATTTTGCATGCGCATGTGATTACTGTGATAAAAAAGTTTAACATAGAAGAAGACAAGCAAACCTCCCAGTCAAGGTAGTCGAGAGCAGATTCATAGTCAGTCAGTATAGACACTGTACATTCCAAATATGGCAATTCCTTAGCTTGTATTGGAGGAAAACGATGGTCCTTCAAAGCACTGCATCAAGATAAACAATCTATTAGCTATCAGATATCAGCAAAGCATTGAAGAGAGCAAAATTTTCTCCTTGCTAGTGCAACTCTTTTATTAGAGTTAGTACCTTTTATAAACTTTCTTTCCAATTTTCTTAGAGCCCACTAAGCTATCTCATATGAATTATCCAGTAGAGCATGTCGGGCATATCATGGGTTGTCTGTTTACCTGGCCAGTTAAAATCAATAATTTCTTGTGCAAAATCTAAAGCCGGAACTTGCTCAAACTTTAGAttgttttttcaaaaataaaaataaaaatcaaaacgaGAAAGATTGTGGTTTCCAATATCATTAGCCAGTTTGATTGCATCAGAAATATAATGGCAAAACATTTGCAACAGTACAACACAAGCTTTTCCCAGGTCGATTGATATATTATCTGTCATCCTCACAGCAATGAGACTAGCCAGACTATTGATAACTGTGTCAATGCAGCCATTTTCTACTCTTTTAGCATGAAAGCAATTGTTTGTTTGAtatcaaaatttctaaaatttcaatAGCTCACAATTTCATCAATAGCTCGATATGAATGAATAATCTTTTACACGTAAGAAGAGCTAAAGTTTCTATGTAAATTACTCAGACCACGGACTGCATATCATAGTACAAAGCCCATATAGATGAATGATATCATCATATCCACATTTATATGTTGTAATTCAAAAGGTGCTAAATAGCAATCCTTCAAAATACTTCATAGCATACTCCTTTTATCTGCTTCCAGTGTACAATTGAGGTTCCGGTACTGCCACTCGAGATATATGAAACATCAGACGGAACCAAACAATGGAAAATACCTGGTTAAAGCATAGTCCCTGAAACCCCTGATTATGCAGTGGGCTTCCAGAGTTCCAATACATCCACGCAAGTAAGGTTCCGCTCCATTGACTGCTTTCTTCCAAGTCACAAATAATGGGCTGAAATGAAAATTTAATCATGTGAGttcatttaaaaattaaaatattatccaGTATTATCCTATAAGAGATGTGATGCATATACATGTTTACTAACATGAACTTGATCATTGCAGTACACAATCAGGATCATACATCATTAGTAACTTGAAACCATTGAGGGGATCAATTTCATAGGATGCCCTAGTTAGTCAAAGGACACTTGCTAAAGAGTACAAGAAAATTGCATTCATAACGTAAGGATAAAATTGTGCAAAGTAGAAAGAACTGCAATCAGACATTGAACAAGGTAGTGGTGCAAACAGGCAAACAATATAACAAAAAAGCAAAGAACATAAGAATCACCAACAGAAAGGACAGTAAAAGTTGACACCACACACAGATGTAGAAGCATCAAATGTTTTATGTAACAGCTGGGTTTAGTCCCAGAACAATGTGGGAGAAGGTTTTTGATGATCTCACAAAAGTTTGATAGTCTACTACCGTTAACTTGGGTTTAAATATTTTGGGCCAGCAGTTTAGGCTCAATAAAATTAATGGGCTAGTTATTTTATCAAGACAGGTTGTAACATTTCAATAGTGACAAATGATATCAAGCAAAGTCCACAACCTCTCCGAATGAATCAGTTCAAAAAACAAACATAAAGGTCTTACTTGATCCAAAAAAGTTCAGCGCAAGGTCCTGGTTAAAATTTGGTTCTTTATGGTTATGGTAAGGGTTATGTAGATCCTACAAGGAGCAGAGATCTTAGTGAACTGGGATGGGAAAATTTGAAAACACATCTGATCCCTCTGTACATTTCAGCCACATAAGCAATGCATATTGAATGTTTAGATTTCTTATATCACAAGTGATGGCTATAGTCCAAGCCTGCAAATTTCTCTGGAGAACTAGCACTATCTCTTCGTGATGACTGAGTAGCTGTGctctcttttgttaaagatatgagcCAAATGCATAAGGAACAGGAGATTTGTGCACCCTCTTAAGCATAAAAACTCTGCCATGCATATCATATACTGACAAGCAGCACAAAACTAAGGGGGTGGAAAACAAATTAGTGACTAGCATGGAATAACACAAGGAACTTCAGCTATTTGATAAAATCCGATCTACAAAAACCAAATTCAGAGAACAATCGCTTTCCAAAGCTCCAAAATGTATTGTGTAGATGTTTAACAACCAATAATCCTTTACCAACGAGATAAAGGACCTCTAAATCAGGGatgaaagaaacaaagagaaatcATTCTAAAGTGAAGAATATTGTGATTTGTCCACGGCTAATCCTTACCTCATTGGACCCCTGACCACATCAAATACTAGCTCTAGTTTGATGTCATTTCTTACAAACCAACCCATCCCATTAAATTGATAGCCTATAAACAAACTTAATTATCATCTTACATCCGATGTGAGACTAAATTAGGCTACCATGTGGAGAGTATAGATTATCTAATAAGAACATATTTTCAGATATCTCTAACACAACAAAAACTTGAATCATACAATTAGGATTGTTTAATAGGGGAAAAAGCAAACCATCTGAAAACAAAGATAATCTTTAGGCTGCAAGACATACTTCAAGTATCATTTGTTTTACTACGGTAAGTGATAGTGTCTATTTCACTTAAAAGTGCTCTATCCTAAAATAGAAAGTTTGTTTGACATCATTACTTCATCTGAATGCACAAcagggaaaagaaaaaggcaaaatcAGCAATAAATTCTGAAGTGGGAGAGAAAAATTCAAGGAAAAGGCTAGTGGAAGAAATATGATAGTAAAAGGCCACATGAGTCAAACATGGTCATACACAGTGGGGCATCAGTTCACTATGCTACAGTCTTAAGCAGTAGGCTATGATAGTAAAAGGAGAGTTAGGAGGCAGCAAATTTGTTGTGAGATAATTGCCCATTATATACCTTGCAGCTACAGAAATAACCCCTCTCTTCTCCCAAACCATATATTTTCGAACCAAGATAAGCAGATAACCATAATTTTAATTACAAAGTTCAGTATCTAATCAAATAGATTTTAGACTCCAGACAAACAAGACATATTTTAGACGAAAAGCCTTAAATCCCACATGAAAAATATCCGAAGAACTATATTTCCAGTGCGTCCACATATCTCAAACCAAAAGGGTTAAACAATTATATGAAGGTCCAAGAAGCAGCATAATTCCACCTCCGATATGAAGCCCTTTTTGGCTTGAGAAAAAGGGCATTAAATCCCTGCAAAGAGATTAATAGAAAGAGCACCATGGGGAGGATATTGGAATCCACAGCCTGCGGTACCATGTTAAGATTTTATCTGAAAGACAAAAGCTTCAGGCGTTGTAAGGACCGAAGAGGAGACCAAAGAGGAGTCGCAGTATATGGTATATATAGATCTAACCCAAACGGAAACCTCATCAGATACAACTACGAttggaagaaaaaaaatgcaaacttgaCGAAGATCAAGATGCTGCCGCGATGGCCTTCAAAGAGTACCCATGACTCatcattctttcttttttcttcctccCGTATAGTTAAAGAGACATAGGATAAGAATCGAAGTGCATTTCTCGAGATCGAATCGAATCAAGCAAAGCAAATATTTGGATCAGTAACCAATTGCTCACATACTCAAAGAAGCAAGAAAGCTCAAAATCTAATACGGCCGACACAAAAAAGAGAACAATCCTTCCGTCGGAGCAATCTCGCATCATCAGAAGCTAACGATCCTTACTGCTGCCCTTCCTCGAACGCCGGGGGGGGCACGTGCTCGCTGTTGTAGTGGGCGACGAGGGTATCGAAGCAGTACACCGCCATTTCCCGACTGGCCGACACCATCTTGCAGGTCGGGGTGAAGGGGAGTCAAACCGTGCTGCGCGGTCCGCCGCCGGCGACAGGACCTCCTCCTCCGATGATGATCGGATCGGGCAACGGCGGTGACACCCTTTCCTCCTATCACTCTAGGGTTCCTTTCTTCTATCGTATCAAAGAAAAAAGGAGTAACTTTTTATGTCACCGTCGCCGAACAACAATGGAGAGACGGACACAAGAGAGCATAAAGAAGATGTccttttttattattgataatctCATGCCGAtaaatctttaaaaaataataaaatattattttatttttcttaataatctTCTATTTTATCTTCGCTGTGGATGTTGCTCCCTAATATCATCATCATCGATATCAACATCGCTTCATGCCATCCGACCTCACACGTTCCATCGATTTgagataattaaaattattattttttaaaataaattataaataaaaaattataaatagtaatatcCCCATAAATATTTGGACTCGAGCATCTACATACATATTGAGCCAAAtggtttggggcatgtggatagcaaaAAAAGGTCGATCTCTTCTTGATCACATGATGCGTGTGGAGAGAAGGATCATACAATGATTTGAGAAGCGTATTCGACGCATCTGTCGTGTTAAACACAGTTAAAAATGAGAACAGTTgatctcattcatcctctctcatCTCTCTCATATATCTATAGGTTTTCAAGAATATATAATCTTATTAAGTAATATATCTTTTATATACGCGTAGTCGAAAaactattttctatgaaaatctcatatttttgttttatattcttccattACAAATATGATGTTGTCCTAGAtttctcaacagtggtatcaatGCTAGGGTGTTCGTCCAATGATTAGTTtttaaactatgtgtgttgtgttgaATCACGTAAAATTATTTTTGGGCAATTACTGTATTTTTTGTCGTGATTTTTATATCTGGACTACACTCTTTTTCTCTATTAAAGGGTGCTTTCGATCTGGCCACCTACAGCAAATCGAGAACAGCCATGCTACTCTCAGCCTGGGTAGGGCAGAACCCCTACAACCAAGGTTTCCTGGTTTCAAAGGGAACCCCTAGCGATTAAGGTTTCCTAGCCGCCTAGGAGACCCTAACGACTAGGATTCTTGGCTACATGGGGCAAGCTGGCAACCAAGGTTTCTTAGCCGCCCATAATGCCCTGCAGCCAAGGTTTCCTAGTTGCAGAAGATTCCTAATCACAGGAGAATCCCTAATGGCTATGGTTTCCTAGCCGCATATGAGATTTTCTATAATGTGGGGCATTTTATTATAGAATTTTCAAAATactacatataattaattaaataataattaattattattattatctaataatcATATACGATGATGTATATAGATGATCAATATGATGTACAtatattgtgattattattaCTATTGAGGTATTTGATCTTTATTTTATTTAGATTAAGCGATTCTACTGCAAGATTAGTAACAGGTTCTTGACATAAATCAATGCGTGAAGTACCATTAACAGCAGCTTGTGGCATATGCATAGGAGCCTTATTGTCATTAAGAGCCTCACTGATGTCTGAAACACAGTTGCACCAAACCAAATGGCTAAACCTTTTACCACATTTAGCAATAATCCCCCATCAGACGGATTCTGTCTGAGTTGGACAACATACAATTCCAACCTTTCTCTCACACTAAATCTTTTTGCCCAGTTAAATAGTCTAGCCCGTATCTTTACACAATACTGGCAAAGAACCATCGAAATTGGAAGCTTGAAATCTATGGAACGTATCATTACAGCGAGCATCCTCCGAAGGTGTCCTTGTCATGATCAATGGCTTTCCTTCTGGTTTCTCTATGTTCTTCCCAGCTTGATCCTGCAGCTAACACTCTTCTGTAAATAGCTAATGCAACCAAACCAGGAAGGGAGATCATCTACAAGTGCATCAAACTGCAAAGACATGAGATTGGGAAAAGGAACTCGATCACTACTAAATCCCAGCTGGATCTAGGCCTTGTTTGAAACTCAATCACTAATAAATCACTAATTGTTTCTTTTAATTGAAACAATTAGAAAGTTACATGAACAAGAAAGCAAAAATCTATAGTACCTgagtatgaatttttttaatcatcCTGCGAGGTTTATAAAGTTGACCAAGTATCGTCTGATATGAACTGAAGTGGAAGATAAGTCATAAGCTGGAGATATGATCCGAACTGACATCAGAGAGAGCATTTGAGCTCTCAAGATGAAAGGTGAAAGACTCTGCCAATCTGCAGGCATCTTGAACCCGTAGGCGAGTACCCTGCTGTCCAACCACGACTGCTGCTACACAAGAAGCCAGCATTCCCATACCTTTCAAATCGGAGGTCCCTCTAAGAATACCATACAATATGCCTGATGCATATGCATCACCTGCTCCACAAGTGTCCACCGGTATGCATGGAGATGGGGGTATGTAGATTGCTTCACCTTTTACACCAATAAATGAGCCTCGTGGACCATCCGTCACAGAGACCAGAGGTACAAAATGACTCAAGTACCTAGCAGCTGACATTGGGCTATCTCTAGAAGAAAAGTCACAAAAGGCTCTTGCTTCATTGCTGTTGGCGAATACAATGTCTGTATAATTCCCTATGATTTCCCTAGAAAGATGAACTTGGAAGTGTAAGTTTGGAAAAAAAATATCAGTGTGCAAAGAATATAGAAGCTCAGATGTCATTGCAAAAATTCACTCAGTAAGACAGAAATCAGAGAACTAGATAAAGGTAGGCTTTATAATGGTGAAGGCAAAGGTGTATTAATGAATGGCAAAAAAAATTTGACACAAGAAAATGACTCGTTCCTTTTGCTAATTGCCTAGAAGTGGCTTATTATGCTAAAGAATTCAGTGAAAAAACAAAAACTAGGAAGGCATCACAAATGTTGGTTGATGACAAGATTAGGAGAATCATCTGCCATCACCAATGCATCCTAAGAACTCTGATATGCTTCGTAAGATTAGCTAAAAACATAATTCCAGATGGCAAATCaatttttctcaaaaataattGGTTCCCAAACTGGTAAAATCCCACCAAGAATTAGGAGAATAAAGATcaggaaatgaaaagaaaaagaaaatagaaagaaacaggTGCTTCTAATAACCAGAGAAAGAAAGGAACTGATGATAGAGAGTATTTGGATCCTCTGTAGATTGTGCGACTTGGATCATCCAAGGATAAATCAAGCATAAAAAGCACATCCATCTTAATGTTTCAATCTGGTGGAAGGCTCTAAAAAATAGCAGGCCACATTTGTGCTAAATTGAGGTAGAATGATTTTGGAACCCAACCAAAATTCATAATGGAGCTCAAAATGAAGCCTTACAAAAGTTACAGGGGCTTACCAAAAATCATCATAACATCTCTCGATGCATGAAACATCAGATGCTGTTACAGCAACAAGTGCACCATTTTTACGAGCTTCCTCGCAGGCTTTTGCAATAGTTTTGATGGTATGGGGTAACTCAAATAGGTAACCCTCTATGACGAGTATATTTGTCTTTGAGACTATACCAGCCAAGTATTGATCATAATCAATGGTCGATGATGTTCCCTGGTAAAAGAAGGCAAACAGTAATGACAGTTAATGGACAATAATCGGAAACTAGGAAAAATGCAAAATAGAAGCCTGTTATGTCAGCTTTAGCAAAAGTGAAAGAGGAAGAAATTAACACCATCTAACCAAGACCTATTTTCTGCCCTGCTTTATAAATGTAAATATAAATGAAGACTTGTAGATATGAACTAAACAAGGCCTTTACCTGATATGCAAGCATAGTACGTTGGGCATCTGGAGTTGTTAGAACTATAACTGTGCCAGTCGTACCATCCTTCACAGGTTTAGAAAGAAAATTAACGTTTGCACGACGTAGTTTTGCCCTAAAATTTATAACAAAACTTTATTGGTTACACCATAAATAACAGAAAATTTGTAAATTTTATGCGAAAATGGAAACTAAGGTTGATCTCTGAGTATCAGAAGACTGTACCAGAGGATAGTGACAAAATGAAACACAAAAGAAAAAGTGCAACAATATAGAAAATTGTAATGACAACTTTTAGTAGTCAGTAATTCTATGAAGTCTATAAAAAGGGACTTGGAACCCAAAAAGATATTTGTTTAGAACTAGACTTACTGATAAAATTCTTAATTGGTGCAGATGAAAAGCATTCAGATAATTCAAACCTAGAAAATAGAAAGGCATAAATTGAAATTTTAGAATAACTTGaataaaaagaagtaaataattATTGTTCCTGGAATTGCATCCACAATACGCCTATGATAtacagaattttctttttctgaaaGAAAATGTGAGAAAAACTACCTTATTTACATTTATCAttggtaaataaataaaaggaattACTTGCCTGAAATTCTCTCTCAAAAGTCAATACTCAAACCACAGCAAAACCAGGGAATAAATAGGATCACTATGAATGACTATAACCATGATGAAAGTCCTTCCTTCCACACAGTTTCCATCAAAATGAATGGAAAGGAACACCATAAACAAGCAATTTCATGCCTATTTATCTTCCAGAATGTTAAACTCATATTCCAATGTGATTTCCTATTATTAAGTAAAAAGATTGGATCAAGTAACAGAGAAAAATTTTTGGTCTGTGGCACTATCTCAGACATTGATAACTAAAACTACATGAAGCTTACCTGTAAAACCCACCCAGTGGATCACTGCCCACACTGCCTGCCAGGGCAACATTCAAGTTCGGACCACTCACAAACCGGCTACCAAGTCTTGCCAAAGCCACAAGTGTATTAGAGAGAGAACCTCCTGCAGCAGCCTTGTAACTGCAACCATCCATAGCTCGCAAAACCCTGCCCCTCTCCTCATGATTAACAACCTTCCTAGTGCCTTTCTCTAACCCCAATCTCTCTAAGAATTCATCATGAACCATGCCGGAGAAGTCTACCTAACAGAGTTAAAAGGCAAATAAATGAGTAAAAACAACAACAGAGAGGACATAACATTCTAGACTCCGAAACATATAATCAACAAACAATCCAATACAATGAAAAGGCAACAATTACGAGAAACAAATTTGCTCTTACAAATGCAGCATAAAATAGTATTAGGAGTAATGTTTTTAATCTTATACCATACTGGTGTACCAagatttgctcggtacggtatggttccGACGTACCGAGCAGTACGCCTAAAATAGGTATAAATCCCTCCAAAAATACCTTAAAAAAAAGAGTTGCATGTTTTAGCTtaaaatgatatttaaatttataaaaaaatggaATCATTAGAAAATAGTTAACTAATGACTCAACATCAAAAGCTGAAATCTATGGTTCATCCTATCATAAACTGATTTTTCCTTAAAATTATCTCGCAATAATTCCTGCATGTTTTAGCTgaaaatgatatttaaatttataaatctgAAGTATTGAAAAATGACTTGCATCATATTATCTTCCTGAAATCATTGTTAAGACAATTTTATGTACTGTTTCTAGAATTTAGCAGCTTTATGCTTTGATTTCAATTCAATGAGTTGCCGTAATCCTCTTTGAGACTCCATCAACACTTGTTCTACATCAAATTGCTACCAAAAAATCCTGGTTTAACAAGAAATTCTAACAATCAACATCAAAAGCTGAAATCTATGGCACCGCCCGGTACAGGtcggtaacggtcaaaatttcgaccgttaccacccgGTACAGCCCCGTATAGACCGATACGAGGCCAAAAACCTGATA
It encodes the following:
- the LOC103970046 gene encoding uncharacterized protein LOC103970046, yielding MALPSRPLVYARFSPLSNSYPSFSLFLPPSPLGRTCRSQDIAFGFGRHRKSNLRLLAGSRSCRNPCLVVLRSFAGHEAERGSCSVNDEGDEEEIEEDVDHEKQVEDEESVTSVAAERWDVLGLGQAMVDFSGMVHDEFLERLGLEKGTRKVVNHEERGRVLRAMDGCSYKAAAGGSLSNTLVALARLGSRFVSGPNLNVALAGSVGSDPLGGFYRAKLRRANVNFLSKPVKDGTTGTVIVLTTPDAQRTMLAYQGTSSTIDYDQYLAGIVSKTNILVIEGYLFELPHTIKTIAKACEEARKNGALVAVTASDVSCIERCYDDFWEIIGNYTDIVFANSNEARAFCDFSSRDSPMSAARYLSHFVPLVSVTDGPRGSFIGVKGEAIYIPPSPCIPVDTCGAGDAYASGILYGILRGTSDLKGMGMLASCVAAVVVGQQGTRLRVQDACRLAESFTFHLESSNALSDVSSDHISSL
- the LOC135652444 gene encoding uncharacterized protein At2g38710-like; translation: MVSASREMAVYCFDTLVAHYNSEHVPPPAFEEGQHPLFVTWKKAVNGAEPYLRGCIGTLEAHCIIRGFRDYALTSALKDHRFPPIQAKELPYLECTVSILTDYESALDYLDWEIGKHGLIIEFADPNYNMRLSATYLPEVAAQEGWTKIETIDSLMRKAGFNGTINESLRKRLHVTRYRSTLYTMHYSDYASYVKMIRGAAPAINGAKPNY